A window of the Virgibacillus pantothenticus genome harbors these coding sequences:
- a CDS encoding lysophospholipid acyltransferase family protein — translation MYYFCANALKIILSMFGRIKVYQKENTNVPGGFVLACTHTGWVDILWLGVSMLPVKIHYMAKKELFQSRFLKWFMEQLHAFPVDRKNPGPSAIKIPRKLLKAGKVVGVFPSGTRTSEEVPLKRGAVTMAGYAKVPIVPVAYQGPNNLKDLFKRVKPRIIFGEPIFLPEELPLKQGMEVMMEQLELSLHDLQKQLQAFE, via the coding sequence ATGTACTATTTTTGTGCCAATGCTTTAAAAATAATTCTCAGCATGTTTGGAAGAATAAAGGTGTATCAAAAAGAAAATACGAATGTACCGGGTGGTTTTGTACTTGCCTGTACACATACAGGTTGGGTAGATATCCTGTGGCTCGGAGTTAGTATGTTACCTGTTAAAATCCATTATATGGCTAAAAAAGAGCTGTTTCAGTCGCGGTTTTTAAAGTGGTTTATGGAACAGTTGCATGCGTTTCCTGTGGATAGAAAAAATCCTGGACCAAGTGCGATAAAAATACCAAGGAAGCTATTGAAGGCAGGGAAAGTTGTTGGCGTATTTCCTAGCGGCACAAGAACAAGTGAGGAAGTCCCCCTAAAAAGGGGTGCAGTTACAATGGCGGGATATGCTAAAGTTCCCATCGTACCAGTTGCTTATCAAGGTCCAAATAACTTGAAAGACCTTTTTAAACGAGTAAAACCGCGAATCATTTTTGGAGAACCAATTTTTCTACCTGAAGAACTGCCTTTAAAGCAAGGCATGGAAGTTATGATGGAACAATTGGAACTGTCTTTACATGATTTACAAAAACAACTGCAAGCTTTCGAATAA
- a CDS encoding metal-dependent hydrolase, translating to MNGTTHAAIGTVTGFIIANNLQSPPAETALLVSLGTISALIPDLDIDGKLRGKITLSHKLFRTIAQVIGLLLIIYSFYEGEGMKQWIGAGSGFALLSISIRLKQKHMLTITGVGVIIGGLALEEQWLLLLGIYIIMASLVAHRSYTHSILGVIFFGFIAFYLHQSLRVEGVYYTCLIGYITHLVADSKILPFNKRGVKLFLPFWNKEF from the coding sequence ATGAACGGTACAACGCATGCAGCAATTGGTACGGTGACCGGCTTTATTATCGCAAACAACTTACAAAGTCCTCCTGCAGAAACAGCTTTACTCGTTAGCCTAGGAACGATTTCAGCGTTAATACCAGATCTTGATATTGATGGAAAATTACGCGGTAAAATTACTTTATCGCATAAACTATTTCGGACGATTGCTCAAGTCATCGGGCTTTTGCTTATCATCTATAGTTTTTATGAAGGAGAAGGGATGAAACAATGGATAGGAGCTGGCAGTGGATTTGCGTTGCTCTCTATATCCATTCGCCTTAAACAAAAGCATATGCTCACCATCACAGGCGTAGGTGTCATCATTGGCGGATTAGCATTAGAGGAACAATGGCTGCTGTTATTAGGGATTTATATTATTATGGCTTCACTTGTAGCTCATAGAAGTTATACACATTCGATTTTAGGTGTTATATTTTTTGGATTTATTGCTTTTTATTTACATCAGTCGCTGCGGGTGGAGGGGGTGTATTATACATGCCTGATTGGATATATTACCCATTTAGTTGCAGATAGTAAGATTTTACCATTTAATAAACGTGGTGTTAAATTATTTTTACCGTTTTGGAATAAAGAATTTTAA